One Streptomyces coeruleorubidus DNA segment encodes these proteins:
- a CDS encoding carbonic anhydrase, whose translation MQPLIDNARLFGQRPKEFTRLVGGHTLPPYATATPAGEMAAIEYAAQELSVKSVVVRGHSHCGPDDAVVRRNDLSAEPALCDRLVREHHAESGTFEMR comes from the coding sequence ATGCAGCCCCTCATCGACAACGCCCGCTTATTCGGACAGCGCCCCAAGGAGTTCACTCGCCTCGTCGGAGGCCACACCCTCCCGCCGTATGCCACCGCCACTCCCGCTGGCGAGATGGCCGCGATCGAGTACGCCGCGCAGGAACTCAGCGTCAAAAGCGTTGTGGTGCGTGGTCACTCCCACTGTGGCCCGGACGACGCGGTGGTGCGGCGCAACGACCTGTCCGCCGAACCGGCCTTGTGCGACCGGCTGGTGCGGGAGCACCACGCAGAGTCCGGCACCTTCGAGATGCGGTAA